A genome region from Microbacterium terricola includes the following:
- a CDS encoding D-alanine--D-alanine ligase family protein has translation MDRPVVAVLFGGRSSEHSISSATAGGVLRAINRERYRVIPVGLTREGVFVLEDDDPDKFALDAEHLPDVVDNGTRVIWPEPGAERTLRVRRADGSIDDLGTVDVVLPILHGPHGEDGTIQGFFDTLELPYAGGGVLDSALCMDKHFMKIVLQASGIAVAPWVTVTAAQWAADPDRVRAQVAELGYPAFVKPARAGSSVGVSKAHVEAELAGALEVAFAEDAKVLVETTIVGREIEVAILEGRGGARARASLPGEIVLTTREFYDFEGKYLGGDGADVVCPADLSPELIAAIQDLGVRSFEAVEGKGLARVDFFLTEDGLCVNELNTMPGFTPISMFPKCWIASGMTYADLISELVDTALERAA, from the coding sequence ATGGACAGGCCGGTGGTGGCGGTGCTCTTTGGAGGTCGATCCAGCGAACACTCGATCAGTTCCGCCACGGCGGGAGGCGTGCTCCGGGCGATCAACCGTGAGCGCTATCGGGTGATCCCCGTCGGGCTCACCCGCGAGGGCGTCTTCGTGCTCGAGGATGACGACCCCGACAAGTTCGCGCTCGACGCGGAGCACCTGCCTGACGTCGTCGACAACGGGACCCGGGTGATCTGGCCCGAGCCGGGCGCCGAGCGCACCCTGCGCGTGCGCCGTGCCGACGGCTCGATCGACGACCTCGGCACCGTCGACGTCGTGCTGCCGATCCTGCACGGACCCCACGGCGAAGACGGCACCATCCAGGGCTTCTTCGACACGCTCGAGCTGCCGTACGCCGGCGGCGGGGTGCTCGATTCCGCGCTGTGCATGGACAAGCACTTCATGAAGATCGTCCTGCAGGCGTCCGGGATCGCGGTGGCGCCGTGGGTGACCGTCACGGCGGCGCAGTGGGCCGCCGACCCCGACCGCGTGCGCGCCCAGGTCGCCGAGCTCGGCTACCCGGCGTTCGTGAAGCCCGCGCGCGCCGGCTCCAGCGTGGGCGTGTCGAAGGCCCACGTCGAGGCGGAGCTGGCCGGTGCGCTCGAGGTGGCCTTCGCCGAGGACGCGAAGGTGCTCGTCGAGACGACCATCGTCGGACGCGAGATCGAGGTGGCGATCCTCGAGGGGCGCGGGGGCGCGCGGGCGCGTGCCTCGCTGCCGGGCGAGATCGTGCTCACCACGCGCGAGTTCTACGACTTCGAGGGCAAGTACCTCGGCGGAGACGGCGCGGATGTCGTGTGCCCCGCCGACCTCAGCCCCGAGCTCATCGCGGCCATCCAGGACCTGGGCGTGCGATCGTTCGAAGCGGTGGAGGGCAAGGGGCTCGCCCGCGTCGACTTCTTCCTCACCGAGGACGGGCTCTGCGTCAACGAGCTGAACACGATGCCCGGTTTCACCCCGATCTCGATGTTCCCGAAGTGCTGGATCGCGTCCGGGATGACGTACGCCGACCTGATCAGCGAGCTCGTCGACACCGCGCTCGAGCGCGCGGCCTGA
- a CDS encoding NAD(P)H-dependent glycerol-3-phosphate dehydrogenase has translation MSRRQDAGRPRVAVIGAGSWGTTFGKVLADGGANVTMWARRPETALEIHEAKRNSEYLPGINLPRAMSATHHLSEALDGADQVYIAISSQAVRQNLKAVRPLVQRTDVPIVSLMKGVERRTGLRMSQVIEQELHCDPARIAVASGPNLALEIAREQPTAAVISSISQETADAVARRARNSYFRTFVNTDVIGTEFGGVLKNLIAVAIGIVDGVGYGENTKASIITRGLVEMTDFAVAQGAQPETLQGLAGLGDLIATCQSPLSRNNTAGRLLGQGYSFQDVVKQMDQTAEGLASVAPVLQLAREVGVQMPIVEQVKRVLDGTMDPREIAPHLTTDDDEPQGERTQNGQAGGGGALWRSIQRTLDQFRHGGRRAPGDQP, from the coding sequence TTGAGCCGTAGACAGGATGCCGGCCGGCCCCGTGTCGCAGTGATCGGCGCCGGCAGCTGGGGCACCACCTTCGGGAAGGTGCTCGCCGACGGCGGCGCGAACGTGACGATGTGGGCGCGTCGCCCCGAGACGGCTCTCGAGATCCACGAGGCCAAGCGCAACAGCGAGTATCTGCCCGGCATCAATCTGCCGAGGGCGATGAGCGCCACCCACCACCTGTCCGAGGCGCTCGACGGCGCCGACCAGGTCTACATCGCCATCTCGAGCCAGGCCGTCAGGCAGAATCTCAAGGCGGTGCGCCCGCTCGTGCAGCGCACCGATGTGCCGATCGTCTCGCTGATGAAGGGCGTCGAGCGGCGCACCGGTCTGAGGATGAGCCAGGTCATCGAGCAGGAGCTGCACTGCGACCCCGCCCGGATCGCCGTGGCCTCCGGTCCGAACCTGGCGCTCGAGATCGCCCGGGAGCAGCCGACGGCCGCGGTCATCTCCTCCATCAGCCAGGAGACGGCGGATGCGGTGGCCCGCAGGGCCCGCAACAGCTACTTCCGGACGTTCGTGAACACGGACGTCATCGGCACCGAGTTCGGCGGCGTGCTGAAGAATCTCATCGCGGTCGCGATCGGCATCGTGGACGGCGTCGGCTACGGCGAGAACACGAAGGCGTCGATCATCACGCGCGGGCTCGTCGAGATGACGGACTTCGCGGTCGCCCAGGGGGCGCAGCCGGAGACGCTGCAGGGTCTCGCCGGTCTCGGCGACCTGATCGCGACGTGCCAGTCGCCGCTCAGCCGCAACAACACGGCGGGGCGCCTGCTCGGCCAGGGGTACAGCTTCCAGGATGTCGTGAAGCAGATGGATCAGACCGCAGAGGGCCTGGCATCCGTCGCTCCCGTCCTGCAGCTGGCCCGCGAGGTCGGCGTGCAGATGCCGATCGTGGAGCAGGTCAAGCGCGTGCTGGACGGCACCATGGACCCGCGGGAGATCGCCCCGCACCTCACGACCGACGACGACGAACCCCAAGGGGAGAGGACGCAGAATGGACAGGCCGGTGGTGGCGGTGCTCTTTGGAGGTCGATCCAGCGAACACTCGATCAGTTCCGCCACGGCGGGAGGCGTGCTCCGGGCGATCAACCGTGA
- a CDS encoding lysophospholipid acyltransferase family protein, translating into MSSADASAAPAPRPRASREKTRPSVFWPLAAIVVPLMGLIAKVEITGGEKLPRSGAYVVAPNHSTEFDPLIIAVVVWRLGRAPRFLAKESLFRVPVLGWALRATGMVPVARSSSAAASRETIESSQQLVEHGRGVIVYPEGTLTRDPDLWPMRGKTGAVRLALAGGIPVIPVAHWGGEAILPRYGKLSLWPLRRRVRVLVGDPVDLSEFAGRGAEASVLTAATDKVMVAISALVGELRGQTPPAERWNPAAHGQRETGRLEP; encoded by the coding sequence ATGTCATCGGCTGACGCGTCCGCCGCGCCGGCGCCGCGACCGCGCGCGTCACGCGAGAAGACGCGTCCGAGCGTCTTCTGGCCGCTCGCGGCGATCGTCGTGCCGCTGATGGGGCTCATCGCGAAGGTCGAGATCACCGGCGGCGAGAAGCTGCCGCGCTCCGGCGCGTACGTGGTGGCGCCGAATCACTCCACCGAGTTCGATCCGCTGATCATCGCGGTCGTCGTGTGGCGGCTGGGTCGCGCCCCCCGCTTCCTCGCCAAGGAGAGCCTGTTCCGCGTTCCGGTGCTCGGCTGGGCCCTGCGCGCGACCGGCATGGTCCCCGTCGCGCGGTCGTCGTCGGCGGCGGCCTCGCGGGAGACCATCGAGAGCTCGCAGCAGCTCGTGGAGCACGGCCGCGGCGTCATCGTCTACCCCGAGGGCACGCTCACCCGCGACCCCGACCTGTGGCCGATGCGCGGCAAGACCGGTGCGGTGCGCCTGGCGCTGGCCGGCGGCATCCCCGTGATCCCCGTCGCCCACTGGGGCGGCGAGGCCATCCTGCCCCGCTACGGAAAGCTCAGCCTCTGGCCGCTGCGCCGGCGCGTGCGCGTGCTGGTGGGCGATCCCGTCGACCTGAGCGAGTTCGCCGGGCGCGGCGCGGAGGCATCCGTGCTGACCGCCGCCACCGACAAGGTCATGGTCGCGATCAGCGCGCTCGTGGGCGAGCTGCGCGGGCAGACCCCGCCCGCCGAGCGCTGGAACCCTGCCGCACACGGGCAGAGGGAGACGGGTCGCCTTGAGCCGTAG
- the murA gene encoding UDP-N-acetylglucosamine 1-carboxyvinyltransferase — protein sequence MKTLLNESSVSPSGGSGEILAIRGGRPLRGRVEVKGAKNLVTKAMVAALLGETPSILRDVPSISDVKVVRSLLEVHGVSVQEGEVEGELILDPSGAVAAHFEEIDAHAGASRIPILFCGPLLHLLGEALIPDLGGCRIGDRPINFHMDALRAFGAIVDKSYEGIRITAPNGLTGAHIELPYPSVGATEQVLLTAVKAKGTTELKNAAIEPEIMDLIAVLQKMGAIITVEPNRVIYIEGVDELRGYDHRAIFDRNEAASWACAALATDGEIFVGGAKQQDMLTFLNVFRKAGGWFDVREDGILFRRGAKLTPVVVETDVHPGFMTDWQQPLIVALTQAEGESVVHETVYENRFGFTEALVKMGADIVVHPRGLEGDYRRVARRELEQAAVIHGPTPLHGARIEVPDLRGGYSHVIAALTAEGESVVSGVGIISRGYEKFFAKLEALGADFDVIG from the coding sequence ATGAAGACGCTCCTGAACGAGTCCTCAGTGTCACCGTCAGGGGGGTCAGGCGAGATCCTCGCGATCCGCGGCGGCCGGCCCCTGCGCGGCCGTGTCGAAGTGAAGGGCGCGAAGAACCTCGTCACCAAGGCGATGGTGGCCGCGCTCCTCGGCGAGACCCCCAGCATCCTGCGCGACGTCCCCTCCATCAGCGATGTGAAGGTCGTCCGCTCGCTGCTCGAGGTGCACGGAGTGTCGGTGCAGGAGGGCGAGGTCGAGGGCGAGCTCATCCTCGACCCGAGCGGTGCCGTCGCGGCGCACTTCGAGGAGATCGACGCGCACGCCGGTGCCTCCCGCATCCCGATCCTGTTCTGCGGCCCGCTGCTGCACCTGCTCGGCGAGGCGCTCATCCCCGACCTGGGCGGCTGCCGCATCGGCGACCGGCCCATCAACTTCCACATGGACGCGCTGCGCGCGTTCGGCGCGATCGTCGACAAGAGCTACGAGGGCATCCGCATCACCGCCCCGAACGGCCTCACCGGCGCGCACATCGAACTGCCGTACCCGAGTGTGGGCGCGACGGAACAGGTCCTGCTGACCGCGGTGAAGGCCAAGGGCACCACCGAGCTCAAGAACGCGGCCATCGAGCCCGAGATCATGGACCTCATCGCGGTCCTGCAGAAGATGGGCGCGATCATCACGGTCGAGCCGAACCGCGTCATCTACATCGAAGGCGTCGATGAGCTGCGCGGGTACGACCACCGGGCGATCTTCGACCGCAACGAGGCCGCCTCCTGGGCGTGCGCCGCTCTGGCGACCGACGGCGAGATCTTCGTCGGCGGAGCGAAGCAGCAGGACATGCTGACCTTCCTCAACGTGTTCCGCAAGGCCGGCGGCTGGTTCGACGTGCGCGAGGACGGCATCCTGTTCCGCCGCGGTGCGAAGCTCACCCCGGTGGTCGTCGAGACCGATGTCCACCCCGGATTCATGACCGACTGGCAGCAGCCGCTCATCGTCGCCCTCACGCAGGCCGAGGGCGAGTCGGTCGTGCACGAGACGGTCTACGAGAACCGGTTCGGATTCACCGAGGCGCTGGTGAAGATGGGCGCCGACATCGTCGTGCACCCCCGCGGGCTGGAGGGCGACTACCGTCGCGTCGCGCGCCGTGAGCTCGAGCAGGCTGCCGTCATCCACGGTCCCACTCCGCTGCACGGCGCCCGCATCGAGGTGCCCGATCTGCGCGGCGGCTACTCGCACGTCATCGCTGCGCTGACCGCAGAGGGCGAATCCGTGGTGTCCGGCGTCGGCATCATCAGCCGCGGGTACGAGAAGTTCTTCGCCAAGCTCGAGGCGCTCGGCGCCGACTTCGATGTCATCGGCTGA
- the leuD gene encoding 3-isopropylmalate dehydratase small subunit — protein sequence MDKFTTHTGIAAPLKRSAVDTDQIIPAVYLKRVTKTGFDDALFASWRQDPEFVLNQPVYAGASILVAGPDFGTGSSREHAVWALRDFGFKVVLSPRFADIFRGNAGKQGLLAGVISEEDLARIWAAQDAEPGARMTVDLDAREAVIGSLRVPFEIDDYTRWRLLEGLDDIGLTLREADKIAQFEARREAWRPRTLPVQ from the coding sequence ATGGACAAGTTCACGACGCACACCGGCATCGCCGCACCCCTGAAGCGCTCCGCGGTCGACACCGACCAGATCATCCCGGCGGTGTACCTCAAGCGGGTGACCAAGACGGGCTTCGACGACGCCCTGTTCGCGAGCTGGCGGCAGGATCCCGAGTTCGTCCTCAACCAGCCGGTCTACGCCGGTGCCAGCATCCTGGTCGCCGGGCCCGACTTCGGTACCGGGTCCAGCCGCGAGCACGCCGTCTGGGCGCTCCGCGACTTCGGCTTCAAGGTGGTGCTGAGCCCGCGGTTCGCGGACATCTTCCGCGGGAACGCGGGCAAGCAGGGGCTGCTCGCCGGCGTCATCTCCGAGGAGGACCTCGCGCGGATCTGGGCGGCGCAGGACGCGGAGCCCGGTGCACGGATGACGGTCGATCTCGACGCGCGGGAGGCCGTGATCGGCTCGCTCCGGGTGCCTTTCGAGATCGACGATTACACTAGGTGGCGGCTCCTCGAAGGGCTCGATGACATCGGGCTCACACTGCGCGAGGCAGACAAGATCGCGCAGTTCGAGGCCCGCCGTGAGGCGTGGCGGCCACGGACGCTCCCTGTCCAGTGA
- the leuC gene encoding 3-isopropylmalate dehydratase large subunit yields the protein MSTSSIAASAIPDRPRTLAEKVWDDHLVVKGEDGQPDLIYIDLHLVHEVTSPQAFDGLRAEGRPLRRLDLTIATEDHNTPTLDIDKPIADLTSRTQIETLRRNAAEFGVRIHSLGDKEQGIVHVVGPQLGLTMPGITVVCGDSHTSTHGAFGAMAFGIGTSEVEHVMATQTLPLKPFKTMAITVEGELRPGVTAKDIILAIIAKIGANGGQGYVLEFRGSAIRALSMEGRMTMCNMSIEAGARAGMIAPDETTFAYVKDKPHAPQGQDWEDAVAYWRTLPSDEGAVYDAEVFLDADALEPFVTWGTNPGQGVSLSETVPSPDSFADPNERAAAERALEYMDLTPGTPLKDVPVDAVFMGSCTNSRIEDLRAFASVVQGRTKADGVRVMVVPGSARVRLEAEAEGLDKIFIDFGAEWRFAGCSMCLGMNPDQLAPGERCASTSNRNFEGRQGKGGRTHLVSPLVAAATAVLGHLASPSDVPALETAEV from the coding sequence ATGAGCACTTCATCCATCGCAGCGTCCGCCATTCCGGATCGCCCCCGCACCCTCGCCGAGAAGGTGTGGGACGACCACCTCGTCGTGAAGGGCGAAGACGGTCAGCCCGACCTCATCTACATCGACCTGCACCTCGTGCACGAGGTCACGAGCCCGCAGGCCTTCGACGGCCTGCGCGCAGAGGGGCGTCCGCTGCGGCGCCTCGACCTCACGATCGCGACCGAGGACCACAACACCCCGACGCTCGACATCGACAAGCCGATCGCCGACCTCACCAGCCGCACGCAGATCGAGACGCTGCGCCGCAACGCGGCGGAGTTCGGGGTGCGCATCCACTCGCTGGGCGACAAGGAGCAGGGCATCGTCCACGTGGTGGGTCCGCAGCTCGGGCTCACGATGCCGGGCATCACCGTCGTGTGCGGCGACTCGCACACCTCGACCCACGGTGCGTTCGGCGCCATGGCGTTCGGCATCGGCACCAGCGAGGTCGAGCACGTGATGGCGACGCAGACGCTTCCGCTGAAGCCGTTCAAGACGATGGCGATCACGGTGGAGGGCGAGCTGCGGCCCGGCGTCACCGCGAAGGACATCATCCTGGCGATCATCGCGAAGATCGGCGCGAACGGCGGGCAGGGCTACGTGCTCGAGTTCCGCGGCAGCGCCATCAGGGCCCTGTCGATGGAGGGGCGCATGACGATGTGCAACATGTCCATCGAAGCGGGCGCCCGCGCCGGCATGATCGCCCCGGACGAGACCACCTTCGCCTACGTGAAGGACAAGCCGCACGCGCCGCAGGGGCAGGACTGGGAGGATGCGGTCGCCTACTGGCGCACACTGCCCTCCGACGAGGGCGCGGTCTACGACGCCGAGGTCTTCCTCGACGCGGACGCCCTCGAGCCGTTCGTCACGTGGGGCACCAACCCGGGCCAGGGCGTCTCGCTCTCGGAGACGGTGCCCTCGCCCGACTCGTTCGCCGATCCGAACGAGCGTGCCGCCGCGGAGCGCGCCCTGGAGTACATGGACCTGACGCCGGGGACGCCGCTGAAGGACGTGCCCGTCGACGCGGTGTTCATGGGATCCTGCACCAACAGCCGCATCGAGGATCTGCGGGCGTTCGCGTCCGTCGTCCAGGGACGCACGAAGGCCGACGGGGTGCGCGTCATGGTGGTTCCCGGCTCCGCGCGCGTGCGCCTGGAGGCGGAGGCCGAAGGTCTGGACAAGATCTTCATCGACTTCGGCGCCGAGTGGCGCTTCGCCGGCTGCTCGATGTGCCTGGGGATGAACCCCGACCAGCTCGCGCCCGGCGAGCGCTGCGCGTCGACGTCGAACCGCAACTTCGAAGGCAGGCAGGGCAAGGGCGGACGCACGCATCTCGTGTCGCCGCTCGTCGCGGCGGCGACCGCCGTGCTCGGGCACCTCGCCAGTCCCAGCGACGTGCCCGCTCTCGAGACGGCGGAGGTCTGA
- a CDS encoding TerC family protein has translation MTFEIPVWFEITALVVLTLILIGDLLLILKRPHIPSMKEATLWVVFYVALALVFAVVLYLVTDSTDAMGQFLAGWLTEYSLSIDNLFVFVLLMSQFAVPRRYQQEVLMVGIIIALVLRAIFIMLGAALIENFSWIFYVFGAFLVFTAWRQAFPGAHEEDAKAESGIVRFLRRFIDISDHYDGSKLRTVVNGKKVWTPMLLVFVAIGFTDLIFAIDSIPAIFGITQSPFIVFTANLFALMGLRQLYFLLGGLLDRLKYLHYGIAFILAFIGVKLFFHALHENELPFINNGEPVPWAPEISTWMSLLVIVLAMTVATVASLVSSRREKAAAAALGPADAAAVVADEKGTPPSVSQPPAPGRVDED, from the coding sequence ATGACCTTCGAGATCCCCGTCTGGTTCGAGATCACGGCGCTGGTGGTGCTCACGCTGATCCTCATCGGCGACCTGCTGCTCATCCTGAAGCGACCGCACATCCCGTCGATGAAGGAGGCGACCCTGTGGGTCGTCTTCTACGTCGCGCTCGCGCTCGTGTTCGCGGTGGTCCTCTATCTGGTCACCGACAGCACGGACGCGATGGGGCAGTTCCTCGCGGGCTGGCTCACCGAGTACAGCCTGTCGATCGACAACCTGTTCGTCTTCGTGCTGCTGATGAGCCAGTTCGCGGTGCCACGGCGGTACCAGCAGGAGGTGCTCATGGTGGGCATCATCATCGCGCTCGTGCTGCGCGCGATCTTCATCATGCTCGGCGCCGCACTCATCGAGAACTTCAGCTGGATCTTCTACGTCTTCGGCGCCTTCCTCGTCTTCACCGCATGGCGCCAGGCGTTCCCCGGTGCGCACGAGGAGGACGCGAAGGCGGAATCCGGGATCGTGCGGTTCCTGCGCCGGTTCATCGACATCAGCGACCACTACGACGGCTCGAAGCTGCGCACCGTCGTCAACGGCAAGAAGGTCTGGACCCCGATGCTGCTCGTCTTCGTGGCGATCGGCTTCACCGACCTCATCTTCGCGATCGACTCGATCCCCGCGATCTTCGGCATCACGCAGAGCCCCTTCATCGTGTTCACGGCGAACCTGTTCGCCCTGATGGGACTGCGTCAGTTGTACTTCCTGCTCGGCGGCCTGCTCGACCGCCTCAAGTACCTGCACTACGGGATCGCCTTCATCCTCGCCTTCATCGGCGTGAAGCTCTTCTTCCACGCCCTGCACGAGAACGAGCTCCCGTTCATCAACAACGGCGAGCCCGTTCCGTGGGCGCCGGAGATCTCCACCTGGATGTCGCTCCTCGTGATCGTCCTCGCGATGACCGTGGCGACCGTCGCGAGCCTGGTGTCCTCGCGACGGGAGAAGGCTGCCGCAGCCGCCCTGGGCCCCGCCGATGCCGCGGCCGTCGTCGCAGACGAGAAGGGCACGCCGCCCAGCGTGTCGCAGCCGCCGGCGCCGGGACGCGTCGACGAGGACTGA
- a CDS encoding RNA polymerase sigma factor, whose protein sequence is MPQPELREDAELVARAAAGSEHAFRQLYRAYARPVYWLAHGLLGDQGDAEDVMQETFLVAWRKLPGFELAGDSLLPWLATICRFQAANRLRARRRDRDHTASAADETLPDTVDVEQQVIDGELAERISRAVAGLGDLDREIFRLCAAEGYAYQAAADELGIAHGVVRNRLSRIRTRLRTVVKEST, encoded by the coding sequence ATGCCGCAACCAGAACTGCGTGAAGACGCCGAGCTCGTGGCGCGCGCCGCGGCCGGGAGCGAGCATGCGTTCCGGCAGCTGTATCGCGCGTATGCGAGGCCGGTGTACTGGCTCGCGCACGGGCTGCTCGGCGATCAGGGCGATGCGGAGGACGTGATGCAGGAGACCTTCCTCGTCGCGTGGCGCAAGCTCCCGGGCTTCGAGCTCGCCGGCGACTCGCTGCTGCCGTGGCTCGCCACGATCTGCCGCTTCCAGGCGGCGAATCGGCTGCGCGCGCGCCGGCGGGATCGCGATCACACGGCCTCGGCGGCCGACGAGACCCTGCCCGACACGGTCGACGTCGAGCAGCAGGTGATCGACGGCGAGCTCGCCGAGCGGATCTCCCGCGCCGTGGCAGGCCTGGGTGATCTCGACCGCGAGATCTTCCGGCTGTGCGCCGCCGAAGGCTACGCCTACCAGGCGGCCGCCGACGAGCTCGGCATCGCCCACGGCGTCGTCCGCAACCGTCTCTCCCGTATCCGCACGCGTCTGCGGACCGTCGTCAAGGAGAGCACATGA
- a CDS encoding DUF4349 domain-containing protein — protein sequence MSPDTPDEGTQNADLPELSDRRMAEIESELFHRIGQERRTAGKRRGRIWLGAGAAAAVIVVAAVLAPSMPYLVGSGGAASSDAEIAPDAPADSGYTASDAAGSSAGALEDSGDVASDSGRDEAAGSATGEREIIANASATVVTDDVTAATKDIADEAADRGGYVESMSIGDSGGQPIDVYEGKDVSTYPSPDGAWITVRVPADELTAMLGWLSSIGEVTGSTIDRYDVTSQTVDLEARIDAAQASVDRLTELMGEAGDLSDLIAAESALAERQATLESYQQELKLLRDQVAMSSLTVTLTSEQEAVEADPAGFTDGLIAGWNGLVATLNGIVIALGFLLPWLVVIAVALFAVWAIRRLIRRRRAAASARPPVEPKE from the coding sequence ATGAGCCCCGACACGCCCGACGAGGGCACGCAGAACGCGGATCTGCCCGAGCTGAGCGACCGCAGGATGGCCGAGATCGAGAGCGAGCTGTTCCACCGGATCGGCCAGGAGCGCCGAACCGCGGGCAAGCGGCGCGGACGCATCTGGCTGGGCGCGGGCGCAGCGGCCGCCGTCATCGTCGTCGCCGCCGTGCTGGCGCCCAGCATGCCGTACCTGGTCGGCTCGGGTGGCGCGGCGTCGTCCGACGCGGAGATCGCGCCCGATGCGCCGGCCGATTCCGGATACACCGCCAGCGATGCCGCCGGCAGCAGCGCCGGGGCGCTCGAGGACAGCGGCGATGTCGCTTCGGACAGCGGACGCGACGAGGCGGCCGGGAGCGCGACGGGTGAGCGCGAGATCATCGCGAACGCCTCCGCGACGGTCGTGACCGACGACGTGACCGCGGCCACGAAAGACATCGCGGATGAGGCCGCAGACCGCGGCGGCTACGTCGAATCGATGAGCATCGGCGACAGCGGCGGCCAGCCGATCGACGTGTACGAGGGCAAGGACGTCTCGACCTACCCGAGTCCGGACGGCGCGTGGATCACCGTGCGGGTGCCCGCGGACGAGCTGACCGCGATGCTGGGCTGGCTCTCGAGCATCGGCGAGGTCACCGGGTCGACCATCGACCGCTACGACGTCACCTCGCAGACCGTGGACCTGGAGGCGCGCATCGACGCGGCGCAGGCGTCGGTCGACCGGCTCACCGAGCTGATGGGCGAAGCGGGCGACCTCAGCGACCTGATCGCGGCGGAGTCCGCGCTGGCCGAGCGTCAGGCGACCCTCGAGTCGTACCAGCAGGAGCTGAAGCTGCTCAGGGACCAGGTGGCGATGTCGTCGCTGACGGTGACGCTCACGTCCGAGCAGGAGGCGGTGGAGGCCGATCCCGCCGGATTCACGGACGGCCTGATCGCCGGCTGGAACGGTCTGGTCGCCACGTTGAACGGCATCGTGATCGCTCTCGGGTTCCTGCTGCCGTGGCTCGTCGTGATCGCGGTCGCGCTGTTCGCGGTGTGGGCGATCCGGCGGCTCATCCGGCGTCGGCGGGCCGCAGCATCCGCTCGTCCGCCGGTCGAACCGAAGGAATGA